GTAACTAAAAGAGACATCGTACCATAGGTGTAAAAGCTACCGGTTATGACAGCCGAGTTCAACACGTCTTCGCAAGTCGAGACGCGCCTGGAGTCTCCCAGTTCTGATGTTGGGCCATCCCGCTGCCCCTCTTCGCCCGCGCGAAATCTCCATAGCCCACGGTTCGCGCTGCAATCCCAAAGAGTTCCTTGGTGAGCCGGGCCTCCAGGGTCAGCAGATCGGAATTGGTGTTGACCGTGTCCACCGCGTTGCGGTTTGCATCTATGAGATGGGTCAGGTTCTCACCCGCGACCTCGAACCCGGAATCCAGCAGGGCACGGTTCTCCAGCCAGTTCGTCCGGATTCGCTCCAAGCGAGCCTTCTGGAAACGCCGAGCGCAGGCTCATGCATAATGGCACGGCTTGCTCTCAATGTTTAGCCAGAACGGATTAGCTCTGTATTTGTAGTAGAGTCGACTGCGGTGGGGGTGTCGGACATAATAGATCCCCTTAGATGATGCCAACGCCCCAGTGTCACGCAATACCTGCAAAGCCGCGCCTTCGAGGCCATGCAATTGCTTCTCACTGACTCTATACAAGCCGCTAAACCGCCGTGGCTGATTACCGATGTCAAGTTCCAAAGGCCATGGCTCCAAAATTCCAGCCTCGTCCAAACTACGACAAGCCCTATCAGTTAGCGCCCGGTTGCGCGCTACCTGGCCAAGAAAATCAATAACCTTCTGCAACTGCGGTGTAGGCTTATCATCTGCCGTAAACAGCGGCTGACCGATATAGGCGTCCGCCTGTAATGCCGCGGATGCCTCATCCACGGCCACTACGTGCTTATCTTGCGCAGTTTCTACCAAGTAGAACGGATAGGCTCCCAGGTAGGCAGGAACATAACCCCCCCGCCAACGTCCGCGCGAATCGACAAAGGCTGAACGGCCAGATTCCACCCCTAGCAAAGCCTGTAAAATCGGGCCTGATTTCTGATAAGTGATCACCAGAGGAAAAGCACCTACCGCACGGGGCAATTCCCGACTGGTAACAGGAACGAGGTGATTCTCTGCGGCGTGGAAATAGCCTCGGGCCCGCTGCCAATAAGTATCGCGGAGCCTGTTTGATGATAACGGCTTTAATGATGATTTTTGAGTCATGCTTGCAGCGAAGGTTTTGTTTTTTGATCGCCGTTTAGGCTACGAATTCAATCTTAACGACCGATACCCCCCAAGTCTCGTAGCCAATCGCTGACCACTGAGACTTCGGAGTAACTAACTTGCCACAAGCTTATTGTGATTCGCCCAATTCACCTTGCAGCGCACGGGCGTAAGCCTGGCGTGCGGTG
This Halorhodospira halochloris DNA region includes the following protein-coding sequences:
- a CDS encoding SapC family protein is translated as MTQKSSLKPLSSNRLRDTYWQRARGYFHAAENHLVPVTSRELPRAVGAFPLVITYQKSGPILQALLGVESGRSAFVDSRGRWRGGYVPAYLGAYPFYLVETAQDKHVVAVDEASAALQADAYIGQPLFTADDKPTPQLQKVIDFLGQVARNRALTDRACRSLDEAGILEPWPLELDIGNQPRRFSGLYRVSEKQLHGLEGAALQVLRDTGALASSKGIYYVRHPHRSRLYYKYRANPFWLNIESKPCHYA